The sequence below is a genomic window from Nicotiana tomentosiformis chromosome 6, ASM39032v3, whole genome shotgun sequence.
aggtaagtactatatattttaacacatcttaagaaaAAAGTCAGGCATATAAACGCATACAAATTCGTTAATCGAACTTGCGACGCATACAAACGCATACAAATTTCTTTAATTCAACTTGCAAGCATACAAACGCaacaggtacgcatcatcttcttcgttctttctttggcttctctcctaattcttctctcttccctctctcaatggtagcaacaagtaggttttgcaatttcaaatatcacacaTGTAAAAGCCTGGGGTTTAGGGCTatcgttcttggtagttgtaatggttgcgagatgataaactataattcccttcatctcgtcaaattttgggagggtagtcgcattacccaactgatagaatgaactaggcacacttgttgcatatcacatgttcgacgaattgtccatgaggaaaatttaggcgtcggtgaagtctgagtaaccgagcaacattggtataTGCTTGAGAATaggtgtggggtcgagtgaggtgcTATGTGAAATTGACCGTGGTTAGTGAGCATCGCTAGGATAGACCTCATGTTGAGCATAACGATATCTATATAGCGCAATGCTTATTTGTAAaattgaagagagttatcacatacttgctaaAATCCATGAGCTATAATTCCATGAAGtattgaatggcatgactttacgaataattGGAAGTGCAAGCTGTTGCAACGACTTTAAAGCTGAACTTCACTGTTTCatatgctaattgttgatttctttgcattgcaggtacttagattcatGAAATGACAGCAACGAGTAAAccgtccaagcaacaagacaaagatggtaacaagcaaccgcccaaaaagcctaccggaagggcagcgggcggtccaaatccacagaaaaaaggaagcggacggagaaggaaatggaactgctgcctaggcagttaagtgatgatttcGAGCAAGAGGAAGAGGAAAcattagtcaggaggacagtgaagaagggtattacaccaagcaaaggaatagagataagagagcctgtgacataccaaagaaaagcctccaaaaagagtgatccgactgataaaggaaaggagaagattactacagaatctgagtCCGAATTCGATTCGGATAATGACCTCCTACATgtcgacatgagtgatgaagatgagggtgaacccatagaccgagttgcttGGGAGAaaaactttgttaatgagaaggcattccgagcctataagaagatactggtttcaaagaagtatattccggaaaagtcgatcaacatcggaacacttaagaaaaaatactcagagtttctaaaatcaattcgagaggtgcaacaatggggacccatcttaaaaggtcacggcaaagccaacctcaccattgttagagagctttacgccaattggcgtcacgccaggggcaacattgtgcgagtaagaggggtagatattaatgtgttagctgaagctctgaataacttcttaagggtgccacacacacttacagataggtttgactccatatgcaaaacaccagattatgcacacattaagtctgtcctatgccctaccaggaaggatgcagagtGGAAGCATGGGAGCATGGAGTACCAttctatagccaaggaattcatgagtgcgttagcacgtgtggctctaaatttcatatgtaaccgcctgatgccatgccaacacaaaactgatgtccctcgtcaccgcgcactagtattatatgctttattagaggggataccgctcaacttaggagccatcatgcatgatcaaatgcagcgcaccaggatgaattacaagtggagactgttctttgctaataccctatcagctttcttgacagagatgggagtactatgggacaaggagaatgacgacattgaggcttaagctccaggaccatacgatgtcactcatgttctagagccgaacaagggaaggtcttctaagctcaccattcaacaatAATTTGAGCAGATGCAaacagatatgcaagagaacagggctgagctgatagcgactcgtgtcgagttgagtgccaccagggatgaaggagatatcattactccttagagctctggttcaatgtgtaggtacagacatctcacagctgattgcatcatccactgccagaccatccactcctgttcctcctatAGTCACTGAGACTCCACAcaacaggcctactgaggtcgatgtaacacctgctacagaatcagctccagttgttgatgataggacaATGACAGCTCTCCCTATGCGTGAGGATGATGTTGAAAGGTCGGAGGGGGTCCTGatgaatgctatggatgcagatgctcttccacagactgcggatgagccctccaccttgacttgagggagttcttctcaccctactttaccttgtttgtgtgcattggggacaacacacagtcctaagtgtggggtgggggctATTCATATTCtgttgtatggatgaatgtactaaaatattcactggattaatggcatataatagtaataaattcatatatatggagtaactctcagttTATTCtcgaagttaaaaaaaaaaaaaatatatatatatatatatatatatatatatatatatatatatatagtatctttgtaggtaataataatcccctgtgatttttttttgtgcatcggttcttttccatgggatgtattttgaaccgggtagaaactttttcttttagaatagattagagttagaaaataaatggaggaagaaatatgTGATTCCGAGGGGGCTACTGACTTGTTTGATATTAGCATAGTCAGGCTTTGACATATGTAGGGCCGCTCCTATGTTTTGaaattgatcatgaagccttcatgtattggatagcatgtttgtgatacctatgtctcgtttacatgacttatgttcactttgcgcttaatgtttaatatctcgtggcttcgtgaatacttgtattgtttgagagtcggaatgtgactgtccttaatgagtcatgtgccatgtgtggtgagattttttgtgtagtccatgtattgtacttgtgtctagaacttgcccggtatgtgagttgaagcgaaattttaggtgatgctcggtttgaaaaataattttaggctttctttgatctttttgagcttattgcttatcacaaataaaatctatccctagttaacccttttgagcctgtagaccttttatttggtacccacattacaagcctataccctttttattcttaattgacattgttttgatccttttacctcttaaagcactttaattgttagatgagcgctaaaagaagtaagaagggactaagtgtggggtgacttttgagtggaaccaatgaaagaaagaagggtgcacttattttgtaaaataatacaccactagcggaaattgaaagaaagaaaaatataaatgaataaattgttgtctaaacacaattaagctcttatcattcaaagcacactgcacctatgaccgtggttatttgcaacaattaggctctaggctatgcatcacatacccttccctttacttatgcctttcttcaaaaatattcaaacaagtcaacatgctcataacaatcctagcctcaagaaCCGACTCATTGTCATAATGTACtcgtggcttgaacacccaacatcctagagaagtctaataatgttacctatccctCTTGAAACCATGTACCCTCACAAAAACAAAGAAAGtcaaatcaatccacacattcgaatctcatgctcatatATCaacgaaaatcgctcactctcacaaaagaagtcacatgcatgtaattggtaccataagcttgcccttaatgtaaatctctactaatgtaagctcgctcgatctaaaatcaattaggactttttcatggttgtaatgtgggctaagggaagggtaggatatatttttggaatagtggctcaacctcctaagcactttaacacatcaccaaataacttaagcgcaaattcttcaaccctacttcaatttcacaaataatttcaccctcaacaatatttcctctttctttaagcatcactttaattcatacccactagcaagaacaaaacaacaataaatttaatgtataaatttttgttattttctttcttAAGAATGACTTGGAGATTATAAATTTTTGCATActtgtttaatgtaatttgatgTATTACTTGTGCATATGCATCGTGTACATGTCCCTAATGCAGTGTGATCTTATCTTTTATAGGAATTTAATATGACCTCTTCTTCGAATAGAGCTATTGAATCCGTTGATGAAAGTCAGGCCCATTATAATGCTCCACCTCACCTCCAAGCAGGAGATGAGGTACCCTTGCCTAACCTAAATCATCATCGTGTTAGTGAAAATGAAGTGGACAATAATCCAAGAGCAATGGGTCATAGTACTCCTATTATGACTCATCCATTTCAGCAGATGGCTGAGTTCTTTCGTCACTTGGCTGGGACAATATCAGAACCTAGTGAAATAAATTTTGAGAAGATGAGCAAAATGGGTGGAGTCGAATTTGAAGGCACTATTGATCCCACGGTAGCTGAACAATGGCTCGAGCGCATGGAGAGAGTCTTTGAACAACTAGAGTGTACTAATGCTgccaaatttaagtatgctatctCTCTTTTACAAAAAAATGCCTATGATTGGTGGGTAAGTGTGCCAAATGCAAAAGCAAAACCTCCAGTGCTGACTTGGGATGACTTTGTGAAAGCATTTCGTGTGaaatattttcctcatgtttACTGTGATGCAAAGAAAAAAAAGTTTCTAAATTTAAGACAAAGGGAGTATGTCTATTGCAGAGTATCAACAAAACTTTCTCAGGCTTTCTCGTTATGCTGGAGGTATTATTGATGGTGAAAGAGACAAGTGCAGAAGATTTGAAGAAGGTTTGAATGGATACATTCGAAAATTTGTGGCAATCTTGCAACTTGAGGATTTTTCCAAGCTAATTTcagctgctcttacttgggaaagAATTGACAAGGAAGAAGCTAGTAGGAGAGAAAATAAGTTTAGGAAGGGTAATTCAGATTATGGCGGTCCATCCAAGAAGGGAAAGTTTGACTATTCCAAGACTGAAAGTGCACAGAATTCATCATATCATAAGCAAAATAAGCCAAATTTCTCTACTGCTAGTACTCCAAGTTATGGCCAAGGCAAAACTTATACACCTACTTGTGCACAGTGCGGAAAGAATCACTATGGTGTCTGCAGAAGAGCTTCTGGTGCTTGTTTTAATTGTGGAAGTATGGATCATAAAGTGAAGGATTGTCCTAATCATAATCCTCTTTCTTATACGCATACATAGGGCTCAGTTCAAAAGCCTATCACTACTCATTCTTAAGCTAATAGCGATGCAAGACCTAGAAATATACAAGTGGTGGGTTCGGGTGGAGCTAATCAGGCTAGTGGGTCGAGATCTACTGCACGAGTCTATGCTATGAGACAGAAGAATGACCAAGATGGCCCGGACGTGGTTGTTTGTAAATTTCACTTATTTGGCATATCTGTTGTTACATTATTTGATCCTGGAACTTCACACTCTTATGTTTGCTCATCACTTGCATTTCCTGATACTGTTAAATCTATAAGACTTGACTTTGATGTGTTGGTCACGAGTCCATTAGGTCATCAAGCTGTTGTTAACATGATTTACCGATATTGTCCATTCATGATTCAAAATCTGGTCTTCCCTGCAGACTTGCTTGAAATGCCCTTCCAAGACTATGATGTTATTGTTGGTATGGATTTGCTCCATAGGCACCATGCATTGGTTGATTGTAGGCTGAAGCAAGTGAATTTTAGAACTCCTACATACTCGCGCATAGTAGTTCAAGGAGAAAGATCATTGACAGCTAATATTATTTCTGCGGTCTTAGCAAGGAAGATGATTTGTCAAGGTTGTGATGCCTATCTTGCTCATATAGTCGATACACGATTAGGGAGTCCAAGTCTTAAGGACATACCAACCGTGTGTGACTTTCCTGCTGTATTTCCTAATGATCTTCCTGGGTTGCCCCTAGAAAGAGAGATTGAATTCTATAGAGTTTGTCCCTGGAACTACTCATATTTCTATTGCTCCTTATAGAATGACTCCAGCTGAATTAAAAAAGATGAAGGATCAATTGCAAGAACTTCTTGAGAAAGGTTTTATCCGTCCCAGTATTTTGCCTTGGGGAGCTTCtgttttatttgtgaaaaagaaagatggcactCTTAGGCTTTGCATTGATTACcgacagctgaacaaggtaacaatcaagaacaaatatccactgcctagaatagatgacttgtttgaccaactgAAGGGTGCCAACTTGTTCTCAAAAATTAATTTGAGGTCTAGATATTATCAATTGCGTGTGAGGGAGCAAGATGTTCCTAAAACTGCTTTTAGGACCAGGTATGGACattatgaatttttggtaatgccatttggtttgacaaatgcTCCTGCTGcatttatggatctcatgaaccGTGTATTCAAGCCTTATCTTGATCAATTTGTGGTGGTGTTTATTGATCACATTTTAGTCTATTCCAAGAATAGAGAAGATCATGATAAGCATCTCCGGATTGTCATGCAAATTCTGAAAGAGAGGCAACTCTACGCGAAGCTttccaaatgtgaattttggctgagtgaagtggcatttttggggcatattgtattagTTGAAGGTGTGAAGGTTGATCCTAGTAAGATTCAAGCTATTGCTGATTGGAAACCTCTTAAAACTCCAACTGAGATcagaagtttcttgggtttagcaggaTACTATAGGAGGTTCGTGAAGGGCTTCTCTATTATAGCTTCTCCTTTGACCAAACTTTTGGGGAAAGACGCTGAATTTGTGTGGGATGACAAGTGTCAAGAGGGCTTTGAAAAGCTCAAATCCTTGTTGACACAAGCTCCAATACTTTCTTTGCCAGCTGAAGGGAAATATTATGTGGTATACAGTGATGCATGTCACCATGGCttgggttgtgttttgatgcaagaagGGAAAGTAATTGTGTATGCCTCTCGAAAGTTGAAATCGCATGAGTTCAATTATCCCACTCAAGATCTTGAACTTGCTGCCATTGTTTTTGCCTTAAaattttggaggcattacttgtacggggaGAAATGTTACATATTTACTGATCACAAGAGTTTGAAGTACTTGGGTACACAAAAAGAGTTAAACTTGAGACAACGTAGATGGCTTGAACTCATCAAAGATTATGATTGCACGATTGATTATCATCCTGGTAAAGctaatgtggttgcagatgcatTGAGTCGCAATTCCCTTGCAAGTTTAACTCTAAGTCTTTTGCCCTTGCTTCTTGAATTAAGAGCCATGAATGTTTGTCTTTCATTTAATTCTAATGGTTATATCATTGCTAATTTGAAAGTCAAGCCAGTCTTAGATAAGAAGTTTGTGAAACGGGTTGAAGAAGTCAAGAATGGAAGAGAAACAGATTTTACATTGAAGAAAGATGATaccttattttataaaaataggttGTGTGTTCCTAATGATGATGAATTGAGGAAGCATATCTTGATTGAAGCACATAATTCGCCTTATGCAATGCATCCTGGAGGTACTAAAATGTACAGGACCATCAAGGAGCACTACCGGTGGAGtggtatgaagaaagacattgcgAAGTTCATTTCTAAATGCTTGGTATGTCAACAAATAAAAGCTGAACATCAAGTCCCAGCTGGTCTACTGCAACCCTTGtcaatacctgagtggaaatgggaaaggaTAACGATGGACTTTGCTTCTGGACTTTCACGCACTCAAAGGAATCATGATtcaatttgggtcattgtagatagACTAACTAAAAGTGCTCATTTCTTGGCAATCAGAATGGACTGCTCACTGGAACGTTTGACAGAATTATACATTAATGAGATTGTGAGGCTGCATGGAATCCTTGTTTCTATTGTGTCTGATAGAGATCCAAGGCTTACATCCAAATTTTGGTCTAGCTTGCAAGAAGCTTTGGGTTCTAGGTTGAATTTTAGTACCACTTTCTATCCACAAACAGACGGCCAGTCTGAGAGGGTAatacaaatcttggaggatatgcttcgagcCTGCATTATTGAGTTTGAGGGTAGTTGGGACAAACACTTAGCTCtgatagaatttgcttacaataatagctaccaatcaagtataGGCATGCCTCCTTAtgaagctttgtatgggagaAAATGCAGAACGCCTCTTTGTTGGAATGAGGTTGTTGAAAGAAAATTTGTGGGTCCTGAGATTGTTCAACAAACTGAAGATAAGGTAAAAATCATCAAAGATCGCTTAAAAATTGCCTCAGACAGACAAAAGTCTTATGTTGATCTTAAGAGGCGTGAAATTGAGTATAAAGCCGGTGATAAGGTATTTTTAAAGGTTTTTCCATGGAAGAAGAttgtgagatttggccaaaaAGGTAAACTTAGTCCATGATTTATTGGACCTTATGaagtgcttgagagagttggcCCAGTTGCTTATAAACTAGCTCTTCCACCAGAGTTAGACAAGATCCACAACgtcttccatgtttctatgcttagaAGATACCGCTCAGATCCATCTCATGTTCTTCCTATTGAATCTATAGAGGTCAAACCCGATTTAACATATGGAGAAGAACCAATCCAAATCATAGCGAGTGAGTTAAAGGAGCTTAGAAACAAGAGCATATCCTTAGTGAAAGTTCTTTGGAAAAATCATTCTAGCGAAGAAGCTACCTGGGAGCGAGAAGAGGATATGCGAATTCAATATCCACATTTGTTTAGGGACTAGTACCAGGTAAATTTCGGGACGAAATTTATTTAAGGGGGAAAGAGTTGTAacaccccaaatttttactaatatttgcATTTTCGATTGAGCGTCTTTATCATGAGAAAATATTTTTACTTCGCACTTCCTAAATATGAAATTTACATTACTTGAAAATTCCTTACTCTAGGTTATGTAACTGATAAAGAAGTTCCATGGTGTTGCTATGCgtaacacttaatattattttgatgaattgttGTTAAATACATTATAATTAGGTTTTTGCGTTGTCACTATTTTGTATTTATCTAAGGATATTTAGTAGTTGGGCAaccatttttatttcatatttatccaaAATTCTTAAAGACAACTTTGATTGACTTAGTCTTCCATAAACTCCCCATTTTCattctttcaaaaaaaaaaaaacaccccTACCCTCTCTCCTTCCTATCACCTGAAAACTTCATGAAAACCACCATAAATTTCAACTAAACCAACCAGCAAAATTCgttcttggtgaagctcaagttgctcatctcttttgtggtaagttactaaacccgTTTTTGCACTAGACAACTATTAGTATTTTCTTCATATCCTTTTTTATAGAACTCTGTTTTAAGTGATCTAAGACTTTCTGGAAATCTATTTCATTGATATATAACTCTTATGAAGGAATCAGAACTTGGTTTGTCTTTTATTTACCCAAAAATAGGTGATGAAGTATAGGGTGGGTGCTGCCTAGATTTTTCTGTTTTACAAACCCTCCATGTACTACTGTTAGTAAGTTtagcataaccttttgtacaaaattgatATGGGGGTGATTCAAAATGTTCTGAAACGCTAAGACACATATCTACAACTGTAAAGAAGACCACACACTCTAGTTTGtcctttttcatcttcaaatctgaGTCACAACACGAGGCAGTGATCAAATATTTTGGGTAATTTTCaccaatatcatgtttagtttgatatgttaaatcactgaacttatatagatattttattatgtatttaaggtatatatatccTTGTAAAAGCTAAGGGGAAGTGTTTGAGGAAGTTTATATTTGTGTATAAACTTTGTACTCTCGTTACTTGctggaatattttgaaataacctgatattttatttttcttctcttcAATTAATAGCATTGTATTCGTGTTATATAAATTATTGCAAGATATTTTCTAAATCGCTCACTCGTACGGAttgtttgatcattttgcattcttgttgggactttgtccttcttgtgtcggtgactttgtcactcatcttggcatgcctcttgatttggatcttttgccatcttgactttggatttgtagttcgtcttaaattatggaacttgtccgtgttaagtatgaactaggaagccatttttaatatggttcttgattctcttgactgttgggttttgaccctacttgatttTAGGTTTCGGTCCATCTTGATATCTGATTTTGTTTAGTGTGATGGCATGACATACATATTGGGCGAAAAAATAGATATTTGTCAAGCTttcttggattgatagtatacACTTTCTCAACTCTTGAATCTTGAATATAGTTATTGATAATTGGAAACAATTcaagggttgatatttgatacttttgatatatttgtttactttttaaattatatttcatttgagctacctatgactAAAAATGAGAATTGGAGAAGTTAATGGCTCCAAGCCCCCAAAGTTTATACGCCGctaagctttatgcttagcgataattgttttctatcgtaggtaatATACGGGATAAAATTTGAAAACGGCCTTATGAAGTAGTCTTTTTGGGAGCACttatggagatcacatttgcatatgcaccatgattttgtatagttttgggacttgtacatgatatatatgtcacacttatgtatGTTATTCAGAGGCTTGGATATTAAGGCCAAAATcttgtaacttgaatttggtaacttattttgctgttttaaggtgtgttaataactcaagtcttgtaatatgTTAAATTTACATTTTGTCTTATATATATGTACAAAGGAGAAAACTAGTTTTCCTTTTTATACCCGACAGTTTGAAATTTATGTACAATACAAACTTGCAGTGATGTCGAAAGAAAGAATAATTTTGTTAGGAAGTTGCTTTAACGTGTTGATTATTCAAGAAAGGTTATATCACCTTATGTTAAaattttgacattgtatttcattttaaaaaaataaaataaaaattatgaagagtattttcgaaaataaaaatattgcactttggacctcatcgcatgggcctatttccgctactaaattattctgaatattttttaattaatatcttcttaatattgtaagtagtaaattagatttgtttcGTAAGTAGCACCCTCCCAAAGGGGTTGCTACACAAAGAAATAAcgaaattatttaattaatttaaacggtCAAACGATAATAGAAAAAAGATAATAAAGTTATAAAAATTAATTGAAATTACAATTATATCTAACATCAATGTACTTTTGAAGCAATATTTCGTATTGAAGTTTCGTATCGACGTTTGCCCTAATATGTAAAGCTAGAAAATAAAATGAAGTTAGGAAAGGTGCTAACTCTTATTATTATTCTATTTGTTCCAAATAGTTATTATGTTTCGCTTTGCGATGATCAATTTAATTAATCTTTGAAGTTAAATTGGATTagattaatttaatattttaaatttaaatttaaatatgcaaaAACTCTTTAAAAGTActataaattataattttctcACGCTAATATAACGAAAAAAATACATTTTGATAAATTGGTCAAAATTAGGAGGAATTTACACAGAATACAactaatttaatatttatttaaataagttacaactacttttaaaatattacataaaatacaatttattttaaaatctacaACTTTTAATATTCCTAATATATCTTTCTTGAGATTCTCTCACCTAAAACCTATCCTTATATCTCTCTCTTGAGATTTTATCACCCAACTAAATATCCTTACATAAAATGTATGCtccttttaattttatatttttttccttttctctctCTTATAGTTTTTTATATGTGACCATGGATATGAAACGACATAGTGTTGAAGTTTTGCCCTCATAAATATTGTCATGTTCCTATTCCATGATCCTTTGCTATTAGACAATATAGTTTGGATATTGCTTATTGATAGTATCATAAACTCATCTTGAAAATCTGTACCTCTATAATGACCTCAAATCTAATGTAACAGAAACCCAAATTCTCAATTGTATTAATAAGATTGAAGTGCGATTACAACTTAATAGCAGAATTACAATAGGAATTGCATGAAGTAAGGTAACTAGGAATAGATAGAAGAAGGGAGATGAGAAGCTAGACTCGGAATTGGGGATGAAAGGAATCAAACAtttcttcaacaatatttgcatAACCCCCAAATCACAGACTACTAAGCCTTTTATCATAACCGTCCTTGCGCGCACAACTCAACCTGGATCCCAAATTAATCTGGCCCCATTAGTTATTCTCGGCCCAATAGCTCTTCTAAGCCCAATCGCTATATCTGTGACATTGGGATGACGATGATTCATAACAATACTCTCGTCCTCAATAAGAACATTTTCCTCAAGGTTCAAGTCAAGAACAATGATACTCACGA
It includes:
- the LOC138893472 gene encoding uncharacterized protein; the encoded protein is MTSSSNRAIESVDESQAHYNAPPHLQAGDEVPLPNLNHHRVSENEVDNNPRAMGHSTPIMTHPFQQMAEFFRHLAGTISEPSEINFEKMSKMGGVEFEGTIDPTVAEQWLERMERVFEQLECTNAAKFKYAISLLQKNAYDWWVSVPNAKAKPPVLTWDDFVKAFQYQQNFLRLSRYAGGIIDGERDKCRRFEEGLNGYIRKFVAILQLEDFSKLISAALTWERIDKEEASRRENKFRKGNSDYGGPSKKGKFDYSKTESAQNSSYHKQNKPNFSTASTPSYGQGKTYTPTCAQCGKNHYGVCRRASGACFNCGSMDHKVKDCPNHNPLSYTHT
- the LOC138893473 gene encoding uncharacterized protein; protein product: MRQKNDQDGPDVVVCKFHLFGISVVTLFDPGTSHSYVCSSLAFPDTVKSIRLDFDVLVTSPLGHQAVVNMIYRYCPFMIQNLVFPADLLEMPFQDYDVIVGMDLLHRHHALVDCRLKQVNFRTPTYSRIVVQGERSLTANIISAVLARKMICQGCDAYLAHIVDTRLGSPSLKDIPTVCDFPAVFPNDLPGLPLEREIEFYRVCPWNYSYFYCSL